CACATGTGCAAGTGTCCCAGAGCGCACATGCCAGCAGGCTGTGCACACCCACGTGTGTGCCACAGTGCCCACAGAGAGGACAGTTGTGCGCAGCGCCCAATGCATGTGCATTTACATGTGACACGCACGCACCATGCTCATGCCCGGGCGAGTGTGCACATGCACACTTGTGGAGCTCGCAGGCCTGAGTCCATGGTATACACGCCGTGTTCTGTGCATGTGGCCGGCATGTATACACAACATGCGTCTGCCCTCAGGTAGACACGTGCAGCACGCGTGGCCCAGGCAGGACACATGTATGTACACATCATAGAAATACGTGTGCACGTGGGTGACCCAAGCCCCTGGTCCCAGGAGCATGacttggaggaaggaggagggcaaGGGGTAGGAGAGGGGCAGCAGATGCCAGGCCAGTGTTGGGGGTACAGGTCATGACCTTCGACTCCCTGGAGGTCCTGTGCCTCCAGGGGCAGTTGGAGCCCTGGCCCCATTCCACTTGCAGGGGCATCTCTGGCTTCCTTGGCGACTTGGTCTTCAAGtctcctgccctgtccagggCTAGGAAGGAGTGGGCCTGAGGATGACCCAGTCGGGGTCCCGGAGACTGGGGCAGGCAGGAGGTGGAAGCGAAGCTCAGTGTTACCAGCTGTTGCGAggtctggcctggcctgggtgaCGAGGGGCGTCATCCTCCGAGGGCTGGCAGCTCCTGCACATTCTGGGCGATAATCATAGATTTCCATCTCTTATTGATGACCTCCGAAGGCTCCTGGCAAGCTGTGATCAGGTGAGCCGGGCTGCCATGTGTTAGGCAGTCCTTGCTAACTAACCCAGGTTCCGTTTGGCCCTGGCTCCGTGGGTCTGTGGTGGCCGAGGCCCCACCCACCAGGACTGGTCACACGCTGGACCAGCTGAGCAGGATGGCAGGCAGGAGGCCCCAGGAAAAGCCAGAGGTGTGTGAGAGGAGACCTGCCTGCCGCTGTCCCCTCTGGGCTGGTGTGGGGGCACCAGGACCCCCGTGACTCCACGGGGAGGAAGGACTCTGTGGCCCCTGCTGGTGCAGGGACATGGGTGACGGGGGACGGCAGGGGCTTGGGGTCAGGGACTACCTGTGGGGTTTCCATTCTCAAGGAGGTCCCTCTGGAGTGGGGGTGAGGCCTGTCCAGTGGCAAGGTGGGGACAGGGACCCATCTCGGCTGACGATCAGGCAGAGGTGTCAACATCTAAGGGAGGGGAAGTTGGGGAGAAGCgggtctggggagggaggagctaTTTTTAGGTGCAAGTCTGAGGTGTCTGTAGATCCCACGTGGAGATGCCACACAGGCAGCGGGAGCTCGGCACAGACATCGGGAGGCAGTGGGAGCCTGGTGGGTGGAGAGTTGGAGAAGCCAGCAAAGGGGTTCAGGGAGGACGGGAACCAGGCAGGAGGACTCCTGGGTAAGCCCTGCGCttagaggcaggaggagggcccAGCTGGTGAAGAGTgattgggggggagggggcacgtGCCTTGGGCACCCAGGGCCGGCAGCTCCCTCTCCTCGGCTCTTCTGGTGGGAGCAGGTGGCATGGAGCCTAGAGTCGTCCTGGGTACTGGTCTCCTGGGCAGAGCCACCCACCCTGGAATCACTGGGCCcggggggcttcctggaggaggagaggattCAGGCAGgcctgaggctggagggaggctTGTGGATAGGGTTCCTTGTGGAGAGGGTTCCGTGTGGCCCTCAGAGGCGAGTGAAGGCCTGGAGGGTTCAGTGGCCTCAGCCTggatggtggagggaggggatgCTGAGAGGAatggcccaggcctgggtgggaCCACGGTCCAGGAGGCCTGGACCACCATCTGTCTCAGGAGCAGCGGATCCGTGTGGGGCACGGTTGAGGGGGGCGCCCCGGCCTCCAGCACAGAGAATTGGGGCAGGGGAGGTTCCTGCAAGGGATggaggaacagaaggaagacCCAAGGCCAGGGCGGGGCTGATGCCACTTGGAATTCCCTGGAGGGGAAGCTGAGGAAAGGGCGCCAGCAGATGCACCCTGGCCAGCTACTGGACTCCACGCTGACCACTGACCTCGCACACTCCCACCCTCCGGGCAGCCTCCCCGCCTTGTGACCCAGCAGGGGCGAGTGCGCTGGCCCCTTCCCGACCTCAGCTCCCCACAAGGGCTGCTTCAAAGACCCCAGCAGGCGAACGGGTGCGGCTTACTGCGGGGTCCCCTCCCGCCCCGCGGGACAGGTGCCAGCCCGCCCTGCCGCCCCCAGGCACCACGTCCACTACGTGATCCCGTACGACGGGGACCAGTCTGTGGTGGACGCCTCCGAGAACTACTTCGTGACAGACAACGTCACCAAGCAGGAGATCGACCTCATGCTGGGGCTGCTGCTCGGCTTCTGCATCAGCTGGTTCCTGGTGTGGATGGACGGCGTCCTGCACTGCGCGGTGCGCGCCTGGAGGGCCGGCCGGCGCTACGGTGAGTGTGCGGCCCGGGGACCGCCCAGCCGGCGCCCGGACCCCAACCCGGggcggcccccgccccgcccacacCCACCCCCGACCGCGCCCCGCCCACCCCTGACCGCGCACCCCGCCCCGCAGACGGCTCGTGGACCTGGCTGCCCAAGCTGTGCAGTCTGCGGGAGCTGGGCCGGCGGCCGCACAGGCCTTTCGAGGAGGCGACCGGGAACATGGTGCACGTGAAGCAGAAACTCTACCACAACGGCCACCCGAGCCCGCGGCACCTCTGAGCCGCGCGCAGGACTCGCAGGGCCGCCGGCCATCGCGCCCACGCTCACGGGACTGGACGGCCCGCCCGGGCCAGGGCGCCCGCGGCCGTCGGGCGCGTCCGGCGGAAGGTGCTGtctcctcttctttttataaagggggtcggggtggggccggggcggggccgcggggggCGGTGGCACCGGAGCCGCGGGTGGGGCCGCGCGTCCGGCACGGGACCGCTTCTGGCGCTTGAAACCCACGGCTTCCTGTGCGTCGGCGTCCGTCTCCTTCTGCCCGTCTGGTTCCTGGGGTCAGTTCTGCTGGAGGAGCGCGGCCGGGAGTAGGGCACGGCCGGGATGGGGGCCGGACCCGGGCGCGCCCACGTCTGCACACGGGAGCACGTGCATGGGACGTGTGCGTCCGCGGGCCGCAGTGGGGGGCGCGGGGTACGGGTCTAGGGGAGGCCCCGGCCCAGCAATAAGGCCCCCAAGCCCTGCTGTGGCAGGTGCGGCCACCCTGCCCAGGGTATCCCTGGTCGGGCGCCTCACTgtgacccccacccctgctggtcAGTAAATTCTCCAGAAAGCTCCAGcctctttgccttttctttcatctctgacTCCGTGACCCCCTCCAAGACCCACCCCCTACACCAGCCAAGAGATAAGACGCTGGGAAATAACTGTCAAAGGTTTTATTAGATTCTGGATAAAAAGACCCCGACTCCAGAGTGAGCTGCGGCTTCTGCGGGCTGGGCAGTCCCCCAGCACTGGACGTCCGTGGCAGTGGGTCTCAGGACTCAAGAATGGCCCCCAGCAGGTGCCGTGGGCCTGTTCTCAGCCCCTAGGTTCACTGGCCCACAGACATGAGGGGCACCTCCTTTCCCAGGACAGTGATAGGCGGGCATTTCTATTGGGCTTCACAGGGGCCAGCTCTGCTCACTGCATGCAGTTCTGGTCCCAAGTGGgactgggcagggccaggcccccCACTTGGCCGGATCGCTATTGCTGGTCAACCGCAGCACCCAGTGCCTGCCTGGGAATATGAGCTGTCAGCCTGGGCGTGGGGGGCAGTGCCCTCTTCCCACCTGGGCCTGGCTTGCAGACATCTCCCAACAGTGTCCTGGGGCTGGCCCCAACCTGTCCCTCCCCTTCCAGCACCACAGCCTGGAGGGCGGCAGACTGGGGAACCAACCCCACCACAAAGATGCACAGCACAGCTGGTCCTGAGCGGAGGCCTCTAGTGCTGCCCTTGCCCTGACCGGAGGAAGATTAAAAATGCTGGGAGGTGGGCAGCTGTGCGGTGCCCCCACATCCTCTGGGAGACAGGGCACCTGGGTGTTTCCTCTTGGCAATGTCACCTGGCCAGTGTGCCCCAGGTGTCCAGGCCCAGCTCACTTGGATGGTACACTTGGGAGCGGGGGCTGGACCCCCTCGGCCCTCAGCCACTGCATCTTCTGCTTGTGCTGCTGGATGGCATCCTGGACCCGGGCATCCATCATGGCCTCAGTGAGGACCCCATCCTCAGAAGCATATGCCATGGCCTGGCAGGAAAAGGAGAGCACTGAGGCAGGgcgcggggtggggaggggggctgcccgcAGCGGGGCCAGGCCTCAGCCACTGGTTCCAGGAACCACCCGCCAAGTAGTCCAGGGCCAGCCCCAGGAAAGGCAGCCTGGACGGCCCCACTGTCACTGcaacctgccccccaccccaccttggaGATGTGGGACAGGGGCAGGTTGGGGCCAAGCCTGGGATGCCCCCTGGGCCAGCGCTCAGCCAAAGGGGCCTGGCCTCTCAGAACATGCAGGCCAACGTGCCAACGGCACAGGCCTGGCATCCCCGTGCGTGCAGGATGCCCTCACACGTGTGCTTACAGGTCAACCTGCAGCCAAGAGCGGCCACCCTCCCTGCAATGCCCGCGCCCCCAGCTGGCACCAGTGCTGCCTGCTCCACCAAGTTTCTCAAAGACTTT
The Camelus dromedarius isolate mCamDro1 chromosome 14, mCamDro1.pat, whole genome shotgun sequence genome window above contains:
- the TMEM240 gene encoding transmembrane protein 240, whose translation is MSVSANTMIFMILGASIVMAIACLMDMNALLDRFHNYILPHLRGEDRVCHCNCGRHHVHYVIPYDGDQSVVDASENYFVTDNVTKQEIDLMLGLLLGFCISWFLVWMDGVLHCAVRAWRAGRRYDGSWTWLPKLCSLRELGRRPHRPFEEATGNMVHVKQKLYHNGHPSPRHL